The Deltaproteobacteria bacterium genome has a window encoding:
- a CDS encoding SagB/ThcOx family dehydrogenase gives MEQLLESLVFDQYPEVKLPTSFSPLNLTLKDAITSRVSARAMKPCPLTVENLATLLHYAYGVTRDNTDTVFPRPFRTVPSGGALYPLEIFFHSSHIADAPAGLYHYSPARHSCRRIHDGDLAPRLSSAFVQSSIPTEASVLLFLTAMFERSTFKYGARGYRFTLLEAGHVAQNLNLVATALGLGCTNVGGFFDRHLDEILGLDGVNHSTIYVVAIGERQDEPPETRGLV, from the coding sequence ATGGAGCAACTGCTTGAATCGCTCGTATTCGACCAATATCCCGAAGTGAAACTCCCGACGTCCTTCTCTCCGCTTAACCTCACCCTCAAAGACGCTATCACTTCGCGTGTGAGTGCTCGGGCTATGAAGCCGTGTCCGCTTACGGTGGAAAACCTGGCGACCTTGTTGCATTACGCCTACGGTGTGACACGGGACAACACGGACACCGTTTTTCCACGGCCGTTTCGTACCGTGCCTTCGGGTGGGGCGCTCTACCCACTTGAGATCTTCTTTCACAGCTCGCACATCGCTGATGCTCCAGCAGGGCTGTATCACTATAGTCCTGCTCGGCACAGTTGTCGTCGTATACACGACGGCGACCTTGCTCCTCGACTTTCTTCCGCGTTTGTCCAGAGTTCGATTCCTACCGAAGCTTCGGTGCTGTTGTTTCTCACCGCCATGTTTGAGCGCTCGACGTTTAAGTACGGCGCACGTGGCTATCGGTTTACGCTCTTAGAGGCAGGACATGTTGCCCAGAACCTTAATCTAGTTGCCACGGCTCTGGGCCTTGGGTGCACGAATGTCGGGGGATTTTTTGATCGTCACCTTGATGAAATACTCGGACTTGATGGCGTGAACCATTCGACCATTTATGTCGTTGCCATTGGCGAGCGCCAGGATGAACCGCCAGAAACACGTGGACTCGTGTAA
- a CDS encoding tetratricopeptide repeat protein, giving the protein MVSSRLVPISRAPGMLKVDGIRALTLASLWQTLNDLQYPIDVIASDISLGVWRGQQVAAELYAQLELVLPPPQQVLPAMGRSIVWDEPLPYADVIGTWIDAEASGDRTTRTALDLASRLVVKLKDSPPRTVVVFGPRAGLSWETENTLFLRFLAQGLNDTDSRLVLVHTDNDAAVVPENWQVQWTPAYSDGKLPVTKSLCRLVPGILHPHVATMLATTQDTGDRLGFSLANGHVLVAPEHRLAPRTVSRFAYDQLAAKTKGGSLDWLHAYALFFGNNLYAQPLFLCKEAWQRFAEGGYGIALRLMERAIACAPTLEQQGFFRAQAQGIRIGLLRFAEATGEEDPSPALAPAVRGFLLQSKGWGLVMGGSPALAASYFQQARELLAPYYEGQREFLYLLNISALSRLESGDFTGALEIEAQIEAQASRQEAHDWHLEYVNAINIARLHRRNRDLASAERYYRKAFETTLGAKSESDAVYCNFCFARVYQQRGQATEAFQAYLRTVLHWLSSRAPEALAPRVAKAILGRTPPVSEDLPEAISAALTSCLLSAAAELPQQIALARLADRDAIQHLPAPAFLRTNEAEYSTFCGAVTALVGSPGWSVGVIPWDVPSQCTGEHHTQLRAVTFSLLQDLMPTSRLSAKDALVVDDSVGYEIAGTLLTMVDTALRYDIETVISGASVVTLDPEMRRQLTLQSHVRFSDAVARVEQQSTQELIYFKRYFSPRRLTFREHWLGKALQESPTVEDLWRQHGQDESQETFLSMIRTLERERIIVLSVHEKALAFGEQRKELHHG; this is encoded by the coding sequence ATGGTGAGTTCTCGCCTGGTTCCTATCTCACGTGCTCCTGGCATGCTGAAAGTGGATGGGATTCGCGCGCTCACGCTCGCGTCGCTGTGGCAGACCCTGAACGACTTACAGTACCCAATCGATGTCATTGCCTCTGATATCAGCCTTGGCGTATGGCGAGGACAACAAGTTGCTGCTGAGTTGTATGCTCAGCTTGAGCTAGTGTTGCCACCCCCACAGCAAGTGCTTCCGGCAATGGGCCGATCAATTGTGTGGGATGAACCGCTTCCATATGCAGATGTGATTGGGACCTGGATTGATGCTGAGGCTAGTGGTGATCGTACGACACGAACCGCCTTAGACCTGGCTTCTCGCCTGGTTGTGAAGTTGAAGGATAGTCCACCACGGACCGTAGTAGTGTTTGGTCCACGTGCCGGGTTGTCATGGGAAACTGAAAATACTCTCTTTTTACGGTTTCTCGCGCAAGGGCTTAACGACACGGACAGTCGTCTTGTGTTGGTGCATACCGACAACGACGCTGCAGTTGTTCCTGAAAATTGGCAAGTCCAATGGACCCCTGCTTACAGTGATGGGAAACTCCCGGTCACTAAAAGTTTGTGTCGACTGGTACCAGGGATCCTGCACCCGCATGTCGCTACAATGCTTGCTACCACGCAAGACACAGGGGACCGACTCGGATTCTCGCTGGCCAACGGGCATGTCCTGGTTGCGCCGGAACATCGGTTGGCTCCTCGGACGGTCTCTCGCTTTGCGTACGATCAACTTGCGGCCAAAACGAAGGGGGGCTCGTTGGATTGGCTCCACGCGTACGCCTTGTTTTTTGGTAACAACCTGTATGCGCAACCACTTTTTCTGTGTAAGGAAGCCTGGCAGCGGTTCGCGGAGGGCGGTTATGGTATTGCCTTACGATTGATGGAGCGCGCTATCGCGTGTGCCCCGACTCTGGAACAGCAAGGTTTCTTTCGCGCGCAAGCACAAGGGATACGGATTGGCCTGCTGCGTTTTGCCGAAGCCACTGGAGAGGAAGATCCCTCTCCAGCTTTGGCGCCGGCAGTACGAGGGTTTCTGTTGCAAAGCAAAGGATGGGGGCTAGTGATGGGAGGTTCTCCCGCTCTTGCCGCTTCCTATTTTCAACAAGCACGCGAACTATTAGCGCCGTATTATGAAGGACAGCGTGAATTCTTGTATCTCCTCAACATTTCGGCACTTAGCCGTCTAGAAAGTGGGGATTTCACAGGCGCGTTAGAAATCGAAGCGCAAATCGAAGCGCAAGCCTCGAGGCAAGAGGCACACGACTGGCATCTGGAGTATGTCAACGCCATCAACATTGCACGATTGCATCGTCGTAATCGTGATCTCGCATCAGCTGAACGCTATTACCGTAAAGCGTTTGAAACGACATTAGGCGCAAAGTCGGAGAGCGATGCAGTGTACTGCAATTTCTGCTTCGCGCGAGTTTATCAACAACGTGGACAGGCAACCGAGGCGTTCCAAGCGTACTTGCGCACCGTTTTGCACTGGCTTTCTAGCCGTGCTCCGGAAGCGCTTGCGCCGCGGGTGGCGAAAGCCATACTCGGACGCACTCCCCCGGTTAGTGAAGATTTACCAGAAGCGATCTCGGCTGCTCTGACCTCATGCCTCCTATCGGCAGCTGCGGAACTTCCGCAGCAAATTGCCCTTGCTCGTCTGGCTGATAGAGATGCGATACAGCACCTGCCAGCACCAGCATTTCTACGAACCAACGAGGCTGAATACTCAACCTTTTGTGGGGCAGTGACTGCGCTGGTCGGTTCGCCGGGGTGGAGTGTTGGAGTGATACCGTGGGATGTTCCTTCTCAATGCACTGGAGAACACCATACCCAGTTGCGAGCTGTGACGTTCTCTTTGCTTCAGGACCTGATGCCTACGTCGCGGCTTTCGGCAAAAGATGCTTTGGTGGTGGATGATAGTGTAGGGTACGAGATTGCGGGGACGCTTTTAACGATGGTCGACACGGCACTTCGTTATGACATTGAAACAGTGATCAGCGGAGCTAGTGTCGTGACCCTTGATCCAGAAATGCGTCGTCAACTGACGTTGCAATCTCACGTCCGCTTTAGTGACGCGGTTGCCAGAGTGGAACAGCAAAGCACCCAAGAGCTGATCTACTTTAAGCGCTATTTCTCTCCGCGCCGACTAACATTCCGTGAGCATTGGCTTGGCAAGGCACTCCAGGAATCGCCGACTGTAGAAGACCTATGGCGTCAGCATGGTCAAGACGAATCACAGGAGACATTCCTCTCCATGATTCGTACGTTGGAGCGAGAGCGGATTATTGTCCTCTCTGTCCATGAAAAGGCGTTGGCGTTTGGGGAACAGAGAAAGGAATTACATCATGGGTGA